The Streptomyces europaeiscabiei genome window below encodes:
- the lnt gene encoding apolipoprotein N-acyltransferase, with amino-acid sequence MRTPDWGASPWRRRVAVVVAGALPVLAFPAPGLWWAAYAALVPWILLIRTAPTGRRAAYDGWLGGFAFILAMHHWLLPNLHVFTFIIAGLLGALWAPWAWLVRRFLAGTPSPARIAAALLAVPSGWLAIELVRSWQGLGGPWGLLGSSQWQVEPALRLASVGGVWLLSFLVVAVNVAVTVLVSVRRSRAPALAGLVAAALATSAVWLWSPRPDIRGEVRIAVVQPGVTDGPDNRFAREEALTRRLAGRDLDLIVWGESSVGHDLADRPDLADRIAALARETDTNILVNVDARRSDRPGIYKSSVLVGPDGPTGDRYDKMRLVPFGEYIPMRSLLGWATSVGEAAGEDRRRGTEQVVFDSGKGLRIGPMVCFESAFPDMSRHLARDGAELLLAQSATSTFQQSWAPEQHASLAALRAAETGRPMVHATLTGVSAVYGPDGERVGSWLGTDESTTAVYEVPLASGTTPYVRFGDWPVHVALLVLLAWGAFEGVRAVRLRRTGPEPPAAQAADRSSTARTTRSHNS; translated from the coding sequence ATGAGGACGCCGGACTGGGGCGCCTCCCCGTGGCGGCGGCGGGTGGCTGTCGTCGTGGCCGGGGCCCTGCCCGTGCTCGCGTTCCCGGCGCCGGGCCTGTGGTGGGCGGCGTATGCGGCGCTGGTGCCGTGGATACTGCTGATCCGCACGGCCCCGACCGGCCGCCGGGCGGCGTACGACGGCTGGCTCGGCGGATTCGCGTTCATACTGGCCATGCACCACTGGCTGCTGCCGAACCTCCATGTGTTCACCTTCATCATCGCCGGCCTGCTGGGCGCGCTGTGGGCACCCTGGGCCTGGCTGGTGCGCCGGTTCCTGGCCGGTACACCCTCGCCGGCTCGGATCGCCGCCGCGCTGCTGGCAGTGCCGTCGGGCTGGCTGGCGATCGAACTCGTCCGCTCGTGGCAGGGCCTCGGCGGACCGTGGGGCCTGCTGGGGTCCAGCCAGTGGCAGGTGGAGCCGGCGCTGCGGCTGGCCTCGGTCGGCGGGGTCTGGCTGCTCAGCTTCCTGGTGGTGGCCGTCAACGTCGCGGTCACCGTGCTGGTTTCGGTACGCCGGTCCCGGGCGCCGGCGCTCGCCGGACTCGTCGCGGCGGCCCTCGCGACCTCGGCGGTGTGGCTGTGGTCGCCGCGACCCGACATCCGCGGTGAGGTGCGGATAGCCGTCGTCCAGCCCGGTGTGACCGACGGCCCCGACAACCGGTTCGCCCGCGAGGAGGCGCTGACCCGACGGCTCGCGGGGCGGGACCTGGACCTGATCGTGTGGGGCGAGAGCAGCGTCGGCCACGACCTGGCCGACCGGCCCGATCTCGCCGACCGGATCGCCGCGCTGGCCCGTGAGACGGACACGAACATCCTCGTGAACGTCGACGCGCGCCGCTCCGACCGCCCCGGCATCTACAAGAGTTCGGTGCTCGTCGGCCCGGACGGTCCGACCGGCGACCGGTACGACAAGATGCGTCTCGTTCCCTTCGGGGAGTACATCCCGATGCGCTCGCTGCTCGGCTGGGCCACCTCGGTCGGCGAGGCGGCGGGCGAGGACCGCCGACGCGGCACCGAGCAGGTCGTCTTCGACTCCGGGAAGGGGCTGCGGATCGGCCCCATGGTCTGCTTCGAGTCCGCGTTCCCGGACATGAGCCGTCATCTCGCCCGGGACGGCGCCGAGTTGCTGCTCGCGCAGTCGGCGACCTCCACGTTCCAACAGAGCTGGGCGCCCGAGCAGCACGCCTCGCTGGCCGCGCTGCGGGCCGCCGAGACCGGCCGTCCCATGGTCCACGCGACGCTCACCGGCGTCTCGGCGGTGTACGGCCCGGACGGCGAGCGCGTCGGCTCCTGGCTGGGCACGGACGAGAGCACGACGGCGGTGTACGAGGTACCGCTGGCGAGCGGTACGACGCCGTACGTCCGCTTCGGCGACTGGCCGGTGCACGTGGCACTGCTGGTGCTTCTCGCGTGGGGCGCCTTCGAGGGCGTACGGGCCGTGCGGCTGCGGCGGACGGGCCCTGAGCCGCCCGCGGCTCAGGCGGCGGACCGGTCCTCCACCGCCCGCACCACCCGCTCGCACAACTCGTGA
- a CDS encoding Gfo/Idh/MocA family protein, whose translation MKVGCIGLGDIAQKAYLPVLGTRPGLELHLQTRTPATLTRVADGLHLPPGQRHTDLDALLAQGLDAAFVHAPTGVHPEIVERLIDAGVPTYVDKPLAYELADSERLVRLAEERGVGLAVGFNRRYAPGYTQCADHPRELILMQKNRIGLPELPRTMILDDFIHVVDTLRFLVPGEVEDVTVRARTEGGLLHHVVLQLSGDGFTALGVMNRLSGSAEEILEVSGQDTKRQVVNLAEVVDHKGQPSVRRRGDWVPVARQRGIEQAVLAFLDAVRAGKVLSARDALATHELCERVVRAVEDRSAA comes from the coding sequence GTGAAGGTCGGCTGCATCGGGCTCGGCGACATCGCGCAGAAGGCGTATCTGCCGGTCCTCGGCACCAGGCCGGGGCTCGAACTTCATCTGCAGACACGGACGCCCGCCACCCTCACCCGGGTCGCCGACGGCCTCCACCTCCCGCCGGGGCAGCGGCACACCGATCTTGACGCGCTGCTCGCCCAGGGCCTCGACGCGGCTTTCGTGCACGCGCCCACCGGGGTCCACCCCGAGATCGTGGAGCGGCTGATCGACGCGGGCGTGCCGACGTACGTCGACAAGCCGCTCGCGTACGAACTCGCCGACTCGGAACGGCTCGTACGGCTCGCGGAGGAGCGCGGCGTCGGGCTAGCCGTGGGCTTCAACCGGCGATACGCGCCCGGGTACACACAGTGCGCCGACCATCCGCGCGAACTGATCCTCATGCAGAAGAACCGCATCGGCCTGCCCGAGCTGCCGCGCACGATGATCCTGGACGACTTCATCCATGTCGTCGACACCCTGCGGTTCCTGGTGCCGGGGGAGGTCGAGGACGTCACCGTGCGCGCCCGCACCGAGGGCGGGCTGCTGCACCACGTCGTGCTGCAGCTCTCCGGCGACGGTTTCACCGCGCTCGGCGTCATGAACCGGCTCAGCGGTTCGGCTGAGGAGATCCTCGAGGTCTCGGGGCAGGACACCAAGCGGCAGGTGGTGAACCTCGCCGAGGTCGTCGACCACAAGGGGCAGCCGTCCGTGAGGCGGCGCGGCGACTGGGTGCCGGTGGCCCGGCAGCGGGGCATCGAGCAGGCCGTCCTCGCCTTCCTCGACGCCGTGCGCGCGGGCAAGGTGCTCAGCGCGCGGGACGCGCTGGCGACTCACGAGTTGTGCGAGCGGGTGGTGCGGGCGGTGGAGGACCGGTCCGCCGCCTGA
- a CDS encoding DinB family protein, whose protein sequence is MTIQRTEPSLTADERTMLEGWLDYHRETLAIKCEGLDDARLRTASVPPSELSLLGLVRHMAEVERIWFRKVLVDDDQGPIYFSDEDPDGEFHLTRADTWEEAHGTWQQEIAIARRNAEGFALDDVGKAVHRRTGEAPSLRWIYTHMIEEYARHNGHADLIRERIDGATGY, encoded by the coding sequence ATGACCATCCAGCGCACTGAACCGTCCCTCACCGCCGATGAACGGACCATGCTCGAAGGCTGGCTCGACTACCACCGCGAGACTCTCGCGATCAAGTGCGAGGGCCTGGACGACGCCCGGTTGAGGACCGCCTCGGTGCCGCCCTCCGAGCTGTCCCTGCTGGGGCTCGTACGGCACATGGCGGAGGTCGAGCGCATCTGGTTCCGCAAGGTGCTCGTGGACGACGACCAGGGGCCGATCTACTTCAGCGACGAGGACCCGGACGGAGAGTTCCATCTGACTCGGGCGGACACCTGGGAGGAGGCCCACGGCACCTGGCAGCAGGAGATCGCGATCGCCCGGCGCAACGCGGAGGGCTTCGCCCTGGACGACGTCGGAAAGGCGGTGCACCGGCGAACGGGCGAGGCACCGAGCCTGCGGTGGATCTACACCCACATGATCGAGGAGTACGCGCGGCACAACGGGCATGCCGACCTGATCCGGGAGCGGATCGACGGGGCCACCGGATACTGA
- a CDS encoding uracil-DNA glycosylase yields MTDIAMLPESWRGVLGDELQQPYFKELTEFVEEERAKGPVYPPREQVFAALDATPYESVKVLVLGQDPYHGEGQGHGLCFSVRPGVKTPPSLRNIYKEMQAELGTPIPDNGYLLPWAQQGVLLLNAVLTVRSGEANSHKGKGWERFTDAVIRAVADRPDPAVFVLWGNYAQKKLPLIDEERHVVVKGAHPSPLSAKKFFGSQPFTQINAAVAQQGHEAIDWTIPNLG; encoded by the coding sequence GTGACCGACATCGCCATGCTGCCCGAGTCCTGGCGCGGGGTCCTGGGGGACGAACTGCAGCAGCCCTACTTCAAGGAACTCACCGAGTTCGTCGAGGAGGAGCGCGCCAAGGGTCCCGTCTACCCTCCCCGTGAGCAGGTCTTCGCCGCGCTCGACGCCACGCCGTACGAGAGTGTGAAGGTGCTGGTCCTCGGCCAGGACCCGTACCACGGTGAGGGGCAGGGCCACGGTCTGTGCTTCTCCGTGCGGCCGGGTGTGAAGACCCCGCCCTCCCTGCGGAACATCTACAAGGAGATGCAGGCCGAGCTGGGCACCCCGATCCCGGACAACGGCTATCTGCTGCCCTGGGCCCAGCAGGGTGTGCTGCTGCTCAACGCGGTGCTCACGGTCCGCTCCGGTGAGGCCAACTCGCACAAGGGCAAGGGCTGGGAGAGGTTCACCGACGCCGTGATCCGCGCGGTCGCCGACCGGCCCGACCCGGCGGTCTTCGTGCTGTGGGGCAACTACGCGCAGAAGAAGCTCCCGCTGATCGACGAGGAGCGCCATGTGGTGGTGAAGGGCGCGCACCCCTCGCCGCTGTCGGCCAAGAAGTTCTTCGGCTCCCAGCCGTTCACACAGATCAACGCGGCTGTCGCCCAGCAGGGCCACGAGGCGATCGACTGGACGATCCCCAACCTCGGCTGA